The proteins below come from a single Hyphomicrobium denitrificans ATCC 51888 genomic window:
- a CDS encoding efflux RND transporter permease subunit — MIARLLSFSVHQRWLVILLTLAAASYGIYALDRLPIDAVPDITNNQVQINTVAPSLAPVDIEKQVTFPIETALAGISGLEYTRSLSRNGFSQVTAVFSEKTDVYFARQQVGERLRDAEKTLPDDITPKLGPISTGLGEIYMWTVQFAPAGTVQIEDTKPGPQSDGSYLTPEGQRLTTDVERAAYLRTVQDWIIRPQMITVRGVAGIDVIGGYEKQYVVQPDPIRLAALRLSFSDIAQALEQNNVNRGAGYVEKNGESFAVLSTGRLANIEQIANVVIAARDGLPIRIKDVATVEIGREIRSGSASENGHEVVVGTALMLIGGNSRTVAAAVDARMAEVRRSLPPGIEAQTVLNRTLLVDATVATVSKNLAEGALLVIVVLFLMLGNFRAALITAMVIPLAMLLTMTGMVQSKISANLMSLGALDFGLIVDGAVIIVENTLRRIAQSQHELGRKLALEERLATVISSAEEMIKPSVYGQAIIILVYVPLLTFTGVEGKMFLPMAETVIIALLAAFVLSLTFVPAAIAIALSKPVEEKENVLVRILRGFYEPLLRKALTRPLMCLLGAALLLVLAGSLFSKLGQEFIPTLDEKNLAMQAIRIPSTSLSQSQSMQSELEKVISTFPEVAFIYSKTGTAEVASDPMPPNASDTFIMLKPTHEWPNPKLGKDELVAKFQAAIEKQPGNNLVFSQPIQMRFNELLAGVRGDLAVKVFGEQFEPMLQTANQIASILRATEGATDISVEQASGLPFLSITINQDEIARLGLSVMAVQDVIGSAIGGRDAGVIFEGDRRYPVIVRLSDAVRDDLEKLKHLPVPLPPAANGKAASVLLEQVASFAFTEGPNQISRENGKRRVVVTANVRGRDIASVVSEAQAKVASQVPLPAGYYVAWGGQFENLAAAQSRMMVVVPACFFLIFLLLYSALGSPRDALLVFSAVPLALTGGIVALWLRDMPFSVSAAVGFIALSGVAVLNGLVMMTSINQLIEQGVERRAAVFAGAVTRLRPVVMTALVASLGFVPMALSTGTGAEVQKPLATVVIGGLISATILTLLVLPALCAKFGSKSPSNAKPEPKVPAFTTSAEASQ; from the coding sequence ATGATCGCGCGATTGCTTTCCTTTTCCGTTCATCAGCGTTGGCTCGTGATATTGCTCACGCTCGCCGCCGCCTCCTACGGCATTTACGCGCTCGATCGACTGCCGATCGACGCCGTACCCGACATCACGAACAACCAGGTGCAGATCAACACGGTCGCTCCGTCGCTTGCGCCGGTCGACATCGAGAAGCAGGTCACCTTTCCCATAGAAACCGCGCTCGCCGGCATCTCGGGACTGGAATACACGAGATCGTTGTCGCGCAACGGCTTCTCGCAGGTGACTGCAGTCTTCTCCGAGAAGACCGATGTTTATTTTGCCCGGCAGCAGGTCGGCGAACGTCTGCGAGACGCCGAGAAAACCCTGCCAGATGACATAACGCCGAAGCTCGGCCCGATCTCGACAGGCCTGGGCGAGATCTACATGTGGACGGTTCAGTTCGCACCTGCCGGCACCGTTCAAATCGAAGACACAAAACCCGGCCCCCAGAGCGACGGAAGTTACCTGACGCCGGAAGGCCAGCGCCTCACCACCGACGTCGAACGCGCAGCCTACCTCAGGACCGTGCAAGACTGGATTATCCGCCCGCAGATGATCACCGTTCGCGGTGTCGCTGGCATCGACGTCATCGGCGGCTATGAAAAACAGTATGTCGTCCAACCCGACCCGATCCGTCTGGCAGCGCTTCGATTGTCTTTTTCGGACATCGCCCAGGCGCTCGAACAGAACAACGTCAATCGCGGTGCAGGCTACGTCGAAAAGAACGGCGAGAGCTTTGCGGTGCTCAGCACAGGCCGTCTTGCCAATATAGAGCAGATCGCAAACGTCGTGATTGCTGCGCGCGACGGCCTGCCGATCCGCATCAAGGATGTCGCGACAGTTGAAATCGGCCGCGAAATCAGATCGGGCAGCGCCAGCGAAAACGGCCACGAAGTGGTCGTTGGAACGGCGCTCATGCTGATCGGCGGCAACAGCCGCACGGTCGCCGCTGCGGTCGATGCCCGGATGGCGGAAGTTCGTCGAAGCCTGCCGCCGGGTATCGAGGCTCAAACGGTTCTGAACCGCACGCTGCTGGTGGACGCGACGGTAGCAACCGTCAGCAAGAATCTCGCCGAAGGCGCGTTGCTCGTCATCGTCGTCCTCTTTCTCATGCTCGGCAATTTCCGGGCGGCGTTGATCACCGCAATGGTCATTCCGCTGGCGATGTTGCTGACGATGACGGGAATGGTGCAGTCGAAAATCAGCGCCAATCTGATGAGCCTCGGCGCGTTGGACTTCGGTCTGATCGTCGACGGCGCCGTCATCATCGTCGAAAACACGCTTCGTAGGATCGCACAAAGTCAGCATGAACTAGGCCGAAAGCTGGCCCTCGAAGAGCGTCTCGCTACGGTCATCAGTTCCGCCGAGGAAATGATCAAACCATCGGTCTACGGACAGGCAATCATCATCCTCGTCTACGTTCCGCTGCTCACCTTCACGGGCGTCGAGGGGAAAATGTTTCTGCCGATGGCCGAAACGGTCATCATCGCACTGCTCGCTGCATTCGTGCTCTCGTTGACGTTCGTTCCGGCGGCAATCGCCATCGCCTTGTCAAAGCCGGTTGAAGAGAAAGAAAACGTTCTCGTTCGCATCCTCAGAGGGTTTTACGAACCCTTGCTGCGCAAGGCGTTGACAAGACCTTTGATGTGTTTGCTCGGCGCCGCGCTTTTGCTTGTGCTCGCCGGATCGCTGTTCTCGAAGCTCGGCCAGGAATTTATTCCGACGCTCGACGAGAAAAACCTCGCCATGCAGGCGATCCGCATTCCGAGCACCTCGCTTTCGCAATCTCAAAGCATGCAAAGCGAGCTCGAGAAAGTCATCAGCACATTTCCCGAGGTCGCATTCATTTACTCGAAGACGGGCACGGCAGAAGTTGCATCGGATCCCATGCCGCCGAACGCGTCCGACACGTTCATCATGCTGAAACCGACACACGAGTGGCCCAATCCGAAACTCGGAAAAGACGAGCTTGTAGCCAAATTTCAAGCTGCGATCGAAAAACAGCCGGGCAATAACCTCGTTTTCTCGCAACCGATCCAGATGCGATTCAACGAGCTTCTGGCCGGCGTGCGCGGCGATCTCGCAGTCAAGGTCTTCGGCGAACAGTTCGAGCCGATGCTGCAAACCGCCAACCAGATTGCATCCATTCTGCGTGCCACGGAAGGCGCCACTGACATCAGCGTCGAACAGGCGTCCGGCCTTCCTTTTCTCTCGATCACCATCAATCAGGATGAGATTGCACGTCTTGGGCTGAGCGTGATGGCCGTCCAGGACGTCATCGGAAGCGCCATAGGAGGCCGCGATGCGGGCGTCATTTTCGAGGGCGACCGCCGCTATCCGGTCATCGTCCGATTGTCGGACGCCGTGCGCGACGATCTTGAAAAACTCAAGCACCTCCCGGTTCCCTTGCCTCCGGCCGCCAACGGCAAAGCCGCTTCTGTCCTCCTCGAGCAGGTGGCCAGTTTCGCCTTCACCGAAGGTCCAAATCAGATCAGCCGTGAGAATGGAAAGCGGCGCGTCGTCGTCACAGCCAACGTGCGAGGCCGCGATATCGCCTCTGTAGTGAGCGAGGCACAAGCAAAGGTCGCGAGCCAAGTCCCGCTGCCTGCCGGCTACTACGTCGCCTGGGGCGGCCAGTTCGAAAATCTTGCTGCTGCGCAGAGCCGGATGATGGTCGTCGTACCGGCGTGCTTCTTCTTGATCTTCCTGCTTCTGTACTCGGCACTTGGATCGCCGCGCGACGCACTGCTGGTGTTCTCCGCGGTTCCATTGGCGCTCACAGGCGGAATTGTCGCTCTATGGCTGAGAGACATGCCTTTTTCCGTATCGGCGGCCGTCGGCTTTATCGCCCTCTCCGGCGTTGCCGTCTTGAACGGCCTCGTGATGATGACGAGCATCAATCAATTGATCGAGCAAGGCGTCGAACGCCGCGCGGCTGTGTTCGCGGGCGCTGTAACCCGGCTGCGACCGGTCGTGATGACCGCATTGGTCGCGTCGCTCGGATTCGTGCCCATGGCTCTGTCGACCGGCACGGGCGCCGAAGTGCAAAAGCCGCTCGCAACGGTCGTCATCGGCGGCCTGATCAGTGCGACCATACTTACGCTCCTCGTCCTCCCGGCGCTTTGCGCCAAGTTCGGTAGCAAGTCGCCATCAAACGCGAAACCAGAGCCAAAAGTGCCCGCATTCACGACATCGGCGGAGGCATCACAATGA
- a CDS encoding efflux RND transporter periplasmic adaptor subunit has translation MKKLGLVVGCLLLGTVAGAYFYHAESFAPAVQQTMVPKPDAQSSPVSEHSEHTGPEHADPDHQHKPSETSAPHEAEHDHEKEADKLAMATEQIAKSNIAVQRVEPGVLHSRLSVPGTVIPDRNRVGRVPSKVVGTVAELRKRLGDQVKSGEVIAMLDSREVADAKSEYIAATVNLGLQETLFQREKTLWDKRVSSEQRLLRAEAIFQEAQVRRDLAKQKLSALGVSDESIASLKSGAGELKGLERYEIKAPISGRIVEQLVDIGTPMGGEGQAHELYAIADLSKVWIELIVSPQDLHLIKEGQQISLGDTGSGTIIFTSPVLNQDTRSARVIASVDNEDGAWRPGSFVTADIAVSEEKADLVIPKTALQTIEGQSRVFVRTPEGFETRQVTIGKDDGSTVEVLSGLEAGEPIAVANTFLLKAELGKSEAQHDH, from the coding sequence ATGAAGAAACTCGGTCTTGTCGTCGGCTGCCTCCTATTGGGCACGGTCGCAGGCGCGTACTTTTATCATGCAGAGAGTTTTGCTCCAGCGGTCCAGCAGACCATGGTGCCGAAACCTGACGCGCAGTCCTCTCCCGTGTCTGAACATTCCGAGCACACCGGCCCGGAACATGCCGATCCGGACCATCAGCATAAGCCGTCCGAGACGTCTGCTCCGCACGAGGCGGAGCACGACCATGAGAAGGAAGCCGACAAGCTTGCGATGGCCACAGAGCAAATCGCCAAGTCGAATATCGCTGTGCAACGCGTAGAGCCGGGCGTCTTGCACTCGCGGCTGAGTGTGCCGGGGACAGTCATCCCGGACCGCAACCGCGTCGGCCGCGTGCCGTCCAAGGTCGTCGGAACCGTTGCCGAATTGAGAAAACGACTAGGGGATCAGGTCAAATCGGGTGAAGTCATAGCGATGCTCGACAGCCGCGAGGTCGCTGACGCCAAAAGCGAATACATCGCGGCCACCGTCAACCTCGGACTGCAGGAAACTCTTTTTCAACGCGAAAAAACGCTTTGGGACAAGCGCGTCTCATCCGAACAGCGCTTGCTCCGCGCCGAAGCGATATTTCAAGAGGCACAGGTCCGCAGAGACCTCGCGAAACAAAAACTTTCCGCTCTCGGCGTCAGCGACGAGTCCATCGCCAGTCTCAAAAGTGGCGCAGGAGAACTGAAGGGCCTCGAGCGCTACGAGATCAAAGCACCCATCAGCGGACGCATTGTCGAACAGCTCGTGGACATCGGCACGCCCATGGGCGGCGAAGGCCAAGCGCATGAACTCTACGCGATCGCGGATCTTTCCAAGGTGTGGATTGAACTCATCGTCTCGCCCCAGGATCTGCATCTGATCAAGGAAGGTCAGCAGATCTCCCTTGGCGACACGGGGAGCGGCACCATCATTTTTACCAGCCCGGTTCTGAACCAGGACACGCGGTCAGCGCGTGTCATCGCATCAGTAGACAATGAAGACGGTGCCTGGCGTCCCGGGTCATTCGTCACGGCCGATATCGCGGTATCGGAGGAGAAGGCTGATCTCGTCATCCCGAAAACAGCGCTTCAGACGATCGAAGGGCAATCCCGCGTGTTTGTCCGCACCCCGGAAGGTTTTGAAACGCGACAGGTCACCATCGGCAAAGACGATGGAAGCACCGTCGAGGTGCTGTCGGGTCTTGAAGCCGGTGAGCCGATCGCGGTTGCGAACACCTTCTTGCTCAAAGCCGAGCTAGGCAAATCTGAAGCACAGCACGACCATTGA
- a CDS encoding ankyrin repeat domain-containing protein, whose product MKSLPSRPDIDHLKRQAKDLLADFRRAAPDAVARFRNALPLAAGRDPASASRLNLRLHDAQSCIAREYGFDSWTDLKAYVDARRVSEGDPAILEKAFCRLVYAEDLAGGTNSARPQAASRLLTEHPDLPARDPWIACAAGDAALVRRQLEADPSWVNRIGGPLGLTPLIAATHSSLLRVPEYRAGFHKVVDLLLDAGADVNLSVSKNSASVAGAPPQTWRVSALHGAAGVNFDFDLTRRLLAAGANPNDGESLYHSLDKPVCTPLLLEFGATVTGTNALFRSLDFDDLDTFKLLLSYAAGADELKGGRLLFWAIRRRRSPAHIEALLAAGVDPAVQTKDGVSAYVQALRYGLPDVAAVLKAAGAASDLSEDEQFMAACARDDAEAARRIKARRPDLPAALEDAQLKMLPELAAAGCSGPVALMAELGWPITERGGDWNASALNHAVFRGDAAMARQLLACGASWTEEHGFGDNVCGTLSWASWNRPLDDGDWVGCAEALVAYGMPGAQWDIEDPNCVVIVGKRRRFSEDVAAYLLQRGAENAG is encoded by the coding sequence ATGAAGTCTCTTCCCAGCAGACCTGACATCGATCACCTGAAGCGGCAGGCGAAAGACCTGCTTGCGGACTTCAGGCGCGCCGCTCCGGACGCGGTCGCGCGCTTTCGCAACGCGTTGCCGCTTGCGGCAGGGCGCGATCCCGCATCCGCCAGCAGACTGAATTTGCGCTTGCACGATGCGCAGTCGTGCATCGCGCGCGAGTACGGTTTTGACTCATGGACCGATCTCAAGGCCTACGTCGATGCGCGGCGTGTGTCAGAAGGCGATCCCGCAATTTTGGAGAAGGCTTTTTGCCGGTTGGTCTATGCCGAGGACCTGGCGGGCGGTACGAACAGCGCCAGGCCGCAAGCGGCGTCGCGGCTGCTGACGGAGCATCCCGATCTGCCCGCACGTGACCCGTGGATCGCGTGTGCGGCCGGCGATGCGGCGTTGGTTCGCCGGCAACTGGAAGCCGATCCGTCGTGGGTCAATCGCATCGGTGGACCTTTGGGTTTGACGCCGCTCATCGCCGCGACGCACTCGAGTTTGCTGCGCGTTCCCGAGTATCGCGCAGGGTTTCACAAGGTTGTCGATCTGCTTCTTGATGCCGGGGCTGACGTCAATCTGAGTGTCAGCAAAAATTCGGCGAGCGTCGCTGGTGCACCGCCTCAGACGTGGCGTGTTTCTGCGCTTCATGGTGCGGCGGGCGTGAATTTCGATTTCGATCTGACGCGGCGGCTTCTGGCTGCGGGCGCTAATCCGAACGATGGGGAGTCCCTCTATCACTCGCTGGATAAGCCCGTTTGTACGCCTTTGCTCCTCGAATTTGGGGCGACCGTCACCGGCACGAACGCGCTTTTTCGCAGCCTCGACTTCGACGATCTCGACACGTTCAAGCTGCTGTTATCGTACGCGGCAGGAGCGGATGAGCTGAAGGGCGGGCGGCTGCTGTTCTGGGCGATCCGTCGGCGCCGCTCACCTGCTCATATCGAGGCTTTGCTCGCGGCGGGTGTCGATCCGGCAGTTCAAACGAAGGATGGCGTCAGCGCCTACGTGCAAGCGTTGCGGTACGGATTGCCGGATGTGGCCGCCGTGCTCAAGGCAGCGGGTGCCGCTTCAGATTTGAGCGAAGATGAGCAGTTCATGGCGGCCTGCGCGCGCGATGATGCAGAGGCGGCGCGGCGCATCAAAGCGCGGAGGCCCGATCTGCCCGCCGCTCTTGAAGACGCTCAACTCAAAATGCTTCCGGAGCTTGCGGCCGCGGGCTGCTCAGGGCCTGTCGCGCTGATGGCTGAACTCGGCTGGCCGATCACAGAGCGCGGCGGTGACTGGAACGCCAGCGCGCTCAATCACGCGGTGTTTCGCGGCGACGCTGCGATGGCGCGGCAGCTTCTCGCGTGCGGTGCTTCATGGACCGAGGAGCACGGTTTTGGAGACAATGTGTGCGGGACGCTAAGCTGGGCGTCGTGGAACCGGCCGCTTGACGATGGCGACTGGGTGGGATGCGCCGAGGCGCTCGTCGCGTACGGAATGCCAGGAGCGCAATGGGATATCGAAGATCCCAACTGTGTCGTCATCGTTGGCAAACGCAGGCGGTTCTCCGAGGACGTAGCGGCATATCTGCTGCAACGAGGCGCGGAGAACGCGGGCTAG
- a CDS encoding transcriptional activator RfaH: MSIGGVDGAEWKPCWVVVNAQAHREFVAASNLKKQGYEIYAPVIRKTTRHARISRESLTPLFPGYLFARWTAPDMRWRPILSTVGIRSIVRNGNEPSRLDGAIVDALKAREKDGVIVRAESQREIGQIVRFARGPFDGIAAEIVELCDKDRLVVLMTLLNRPTKVTVLEDQLSAC; encoded by the coding sequence ATGTCGATCGGCGGCGTTGATGGTGCGGAATGGAAGCCCTGCTGGGTCGTGGTGAACGCCCAGGCTCACCGCGAATTTGTGGCGGCGAGCAATCTGAAAAAGCAGGGCTATGAGATCTATGCGCCGGTCATCCGAAAGACGACGCGGCACGCGCGGATCAGCCGCGAGAGTCTAACGCCGCTTTTCCCGGGCTATCTGTTCGCGCGGTGGACAGCGCCCGACATGCGTTGGCGTCCGATCTTATCGACGGTCGGTATCCGGAGCATTGTGCGCAATGGTAACGAGCCCAGCCGGCTCGACGGCGCAATTGTCGACGCTCTGAAAGCGCGAGAAAAAGACGGTGTCATCGTGCGTGCGGAGTCGCAGCGTGAAATCGGACAGATCGTGCGATTTGCGCGTGGGCCGTTCGATGGGATCGCAGCCGAGATCGTTGAACTCTGCGATAAGGATCGCCTCGTCGTTCTGATGACGCTCTTGAACCGTCCGACGAAGGTCACAGTTCTGGAAGATCAACTTTCTGCCTGCTAG